A window of Bradyrhizobium sp. AZCC 1610 contains these coding sequences:
- a CDS encoding dihydrodipicolinate synthase family protein: MADFHGVFPYLVSPIDASGQIRTEVLGRLCDDLIKSGVHGLTPLGSTGEFAYLNQAQRATVVQATIEAADGRVPVIAGVASTSTADAVAQAKAHQKLGADGILAIMEAYFPVADAQVESYFRAIADAVDIPVVIYTNPQFQRSDLTLDVIARLATHPRIGYIKDASTNTGRLLSIMNRCGDSIKVFSASAHIPAAVMLIGGLGWMAGPACIIPRQSVELYNLCKAARWDEAMALQRRLWRINEAFARFNLAACIKAGLDIQGYAVGDPIPPQAALTADQRKVIEAALRDLGQA; this comes from the coding sequence ATGGCTGATTTCCACGGCGTCTTTCCCTATCTGGTCTCGCCCATCGATGCGTCAGGCCAGATCCGCACGGAGGTGCTGGGCCGGCTCTGCGACGACCTCATCAAATCAGGCGTGCATGGGCTAACGCCGCTCGGTTCGACCGGCGAGTTCGCCTATCTCAACCAGGCGCAGCGCGCGACCGTTGTACAAGCGACCATCGAAGCCGCTGACGGCCGCGTGCCGGTCATCGCCGGTGTCGCCTCGACGTCGACGGCGGACGCAGTGGCGCAGGCAAAGGCGCATCAAAAACTCGGCGCCGACGGCATCCTGGCGATCATGGAGGCGTATTTCCCGGTCGCCGACGCGCAGGTCGAATCCTATTTCCGCGCCATTGCCGACGCCGTCGATATTCCCGTCGTGATCTACACCAACCCGCAATTCCAGCGGTCCGATCTGACGCTCGACGTCATCGCGCGGCTCGCGACCCATCCGCGCATCGGCTACATCAAGGATGCCTCGACCAATACCGGCCGGCTGCTGTCGATCATGAACCGCTGCGGCGACAGCATCAAAGTGTTCTCGGCTTCCGCCCACATCCCGGCAGCGGTGATGCTGATCGGCGGGTTGGGATGGATGGCCGGTCCGGCCTGCATCATCCCGCGGCAGAGCGTCGAACTCTACAATCTCTGCAAGGCCGCGCGCTGGGATGAGGCGATGGCGCTGCAACGCAGGCTGTGGCGCATCAACGAAGCCTTCGCGCGGTTCAACCTGGCCGCCTGCATCAAGGCCGGCCTCGACATTCAGGGTTACGCGGTCGGCGATCCCATTCCGCCGCAGGCGGCGCTGACGGCAGATCAGCGCAAGGTGATCGAGGCGGCGCTGCGCGACCTCGGTCAGGCCTAG
- a CDS encoding M1 family metallopeptidase, producing MKLKETAPSTASLARYASAMLALMFVVSGAVRAEPVFSFDATPGKLPKTVVPISYSIELRPDAESLALPGIEVIDIEVREPTARLTLNAVNTTFASVTADDGAERADVALDAAAETTTFTFAQPLAAGAHRLRIEFTARINKFDRGFFFVDYPTDSGVKRLLTSKLEPADARRIFPCWDEPAFKASFALTVRVPQHFLAVGNMPVVREEPVEPNLKNVAFAPTPKMSTYLFVLTVGELERITAQAEGVTIGVVATTGKAAKGQFALDSAAKLLAWFNDYFGVKYPLPKLDLIAVPGGFGGAMENWGGITFFESRLLFDPVTNPDSARRGIFSIIAHEMAHQWFGDLVTMAWWDNLWLNEGFATWMATKAAEQFYPQWHSWLNGYGQKQFAMALDARRTSHPIQQPIANESEAMAAFDAITYNKGQALIRMLENYLGEAAFRDGIRAYMAAHAYGNTTTADLWRALERAGHKPVTEIAATFTEQDGVPLISAETTCNGDAQRLTLRQGRFVIAPARTAALPPRNWQIPVAVGPVGLAQSSNVVLLQGSTEIPAGSCGEAIKVNLGDIGYYRVEYGPASTAALAKALPRMSPADRVNFLADRWAMVQAGRAEPSSYLALVENVGIDDRRPVWDQIITVFSALNRLSRDRPEHPALQRYISAKLRTVFDRLGWDGSGSGDDDNTLLRGSLTSTLGELGDEEIIAEAKRRFAGFLSDPQSLPGALRDSVTHVVGIAADRAMYDTLLTLARKSTVTNERLRYYYAAASARDPALAHATLALTLTDEVSGTIVTGLIGSVASSGEQPDLAWDFLQKNYDVLFAKQGPQFRDQFIANFMTNFSDDGHAAELAAFAPAQATSGGRVMAGRAQEVIAISADLKTRALPAVEAWIRERK from the coding sequence GTGAAGCTTAAAGAGACGGCACCCTCGACGGCATCCTTGGCGCGATATGCCAGCGCAATGCTCGCGCTGATGTTTGTTGTTTCAGGCGCCGTGCGCGCCGAGCCGGTTTTCTCTTTCGACGCGACGCCGGGCAAGCTGCCGAAGACAGTCGTTCCGATCAGCTATTCAATCGAGCTGAGACCTGACGCCGAGAGCCTCGCGCTTCCCGGCATCGAAGTGATCGACATCGAGGTGCGCGAGCCGACGGCGCGGCTGACGCTCAACGCCGTCAACACGACGTTTGCTTCCGTTACCGCCGACGACGGCGCAGAGCGCGCCGACGTCGCGCTCGATGCTGCTGCCGAGACGACGACCTTCACTTTCGCACAGCCGCTCGCGGCGGGCGCGCATCGGCTGCGCATCGAGTTCACCGCGCGGATCAACAAGTTCGACCGCGGTTTCTTCTTCGTCGATTATCCGACCGACAGCGGCGTGAAGCGGCTGTTGACGAGCAAACTCGAGCCGGCGGACGCGCGGCGGATATTTCCGTGCTGGGACGAGCCGGCCTTCAAGGCGAGTTTCGCCCTGACCGTGAGGGTGCCGCAGCATTTTCTCGCGGTCGGCAACATGCCGGTCGTGCGCGAAGAGCCGGTCGAGCCGAACCTGAAGAACGTCGCCTTCGCGCCGACGCCGAAGATGTCGACCTACCTGTTCGTGCTGACGGTAGGCGAACTGGAGCGCATCACGGCGCAGGCGGAAGGCGTGACGATCGGTGTCGTCGCCACCACCGGCAAGGCTGCGAAAGGGCAATTCGCGCTCGATAGCGCGGCAAAACTGCTTGCCTGGTTCAACGACTATTTCGGTGTGAAATACCCGTTGCCCAAGCTCGACCTGATCGCGGTGCCCGGCGGCTTCGGCGGCGCAATGGAAAACTGGGGCGGCATCACCTTCTTCGAGAGCCGGCTGCTGTTCGACCCCGTAACAAATCCGGACAGCGCGCGACGCGGCATCTTTTCCATCATCGCGCATGAGATGGCGCATCAGTGGTTCGGAGATCTCGTCACCATGGCCTGGTGGGACAATCTCTGGCTTAATGAGGGCTTTGCGACCTGGATGGCGACGAAGGCTGCGGAGCAATTTTATCCGCAATGGCATAGCTGGCTGAACGGTTACGGCCAGAAGCAGTTCGCCATGGCGCTCGACGCCCGGCGCACCTCGCACCCGATCCAGCAGCCGATCGCCAACGAGAGCGAGGCCATGGCCGCGTTCGACGCCATTACCTACAACAAGGGACAGGCGCTGATCCGCATGCTGGAGAATTATCTCGGTGAAGCGGCGTTCCGCGACGGCATACGCGCCTACATGGCTGCGCATGCCTATGGCAACACCACCACGGCCGATCTCTGGCGGGCGCTGGAGCGCGCGGGCCACAAGCCCGTGACCGAAATCGCTGCGACCTTTACCGAACAGGACGGTGTGCCGCTGATATCAGCCGAAACCACCTGCAACGGCGATGCGCAGCGGCTGACGCTGCGGCAGGGCCGTTTCGTGATCGCGCCGGCGCGGACGGCTGCCTTGCCGCCGCGCAACTGGCAGATACCGGTCGCGGTCGGGCCGGTGGGCTTGGCGCAATCGTCCAATGTCGTGCTGCTGCAGGGCTCGACCGAAATCCCGGCCGGATCCTGCGGCGAGGCGATCAAGGTCAATCTCGGCGACATCGGTTACTACCGGGTCGAGTACGGGCCGGCGAGCACGGCCGCGCTGGCGAAGGCGCTGCCGCGGATGTCGCCGGCAGACCGCGTCAATTTCCTCGCCGACCGCTGGGCGATGGTGCAGGCCGGCCGCGCCGAGCCTTCATCCTATCTCGCCTTGGTCGAGAATGTCGGCATCGATGACCGCCGCCCGGTATGGGATCAGATCATCACGGTATTCTCCGCTCTCAACCGTCTGTCGCGCGATCGGCCCGAGCACCCGGCGCTGCAGCGCTATATCAGCGCCAAATTGCGCACCGTGTTCGACCGGCTCGGCTGGGATGGCAGCGGCTCGGGCGACGACGACAACACCCTGCTGCGCGGCAGCCTGACCTCGACACTCGGCGAACTCGGCGACGAAGAGATCATTGCGGAGGCGAAACGGCGGTTCGCCGGATTCCTCAGCGATCCGCAATCGCTGCCGGGGGCGCTGCGCGATTCTGTCACCCATGTCGTCGGCATCGCGGCGGATCGCGCGATGTATGACACGCTGCTGACGCTTGCACGCAAGAGCACCGTGACCAATGAGCGGCTGCGCTATTATTATGCGGCGGCCAGCGCGCGCGACCCGGCGCTGGCGCATGCCACGCTGGCGCTGACACTGACCGACGAAGTGTCGGGCACGATCGTTACCGGCCTGATCGGTTCGGTCGCTTCCTCCGGGGAGCAGCCTGATCTGGCGTGGGATTTTCTGCAGAAGAACTACGATGTGCTGTTCGCAAAGCAGGGGCCGCAATTCCGCGACCAGTTTATCGCCAACTTCATGACCAATTTCAGCGACGACGGCCACGCCGCCGAACTCGCAGCTTTCGCGCCGGCTCAGGCGACTTCAGGCGGCCGCGTGATGGCGGGCCGGGCGCAGGAAGTGATTGCAATCTCCGCCGACCTCAAAACCCGCGCGCTGCCGGCGGTCGAGGCCTGGATCAGGGAGCGCAAATGA
- a CDS encoding peroxidase family protein, with translation MALQNVADASSFRTSEFDTRESAQVATTPGFRHFLGTPAPSQRFRAFGVDPLGSPSRHAELRGLMHRLSRRMDAAIKWPPHQVRSAEYWENPFIPSGYTYLLQFIAHDLVHSAIPLSVAGGLGGGTANARRTPLRLETLYGSGPVGSPHIYALDAPNDDRRTKLRLGRMRWKENEPATGCPFRDIARTRAENVTGIDRSIAGVRVALTEALVADPRNDDHAVMSQLTALFALLHNGLIDIIRRHEGNTGPNGQFGAAYKHFLCARESLIAIYHNILRKDLMRRVIHPAIYAVYDGPSPDFIDRPHSAEGFPAGDWEIPFEFSHGAFRFGHAMVRPEYQINDLSLHDLNNTLEKSSVNDPANMPLDETWMVQWSRFFEINGSTPNFSRRIGPHLSDGLGNDQIFPAFDETERVGLLYRDLLGAGLAGMWSVDALIAEIGNRRPQFIAMSRLLADRAYRADQLREWLAAAPAYGALTAEDIETLSNEPPLPFFILFEAMRQPQAGGLHLGPLGSIIVSEVIFGALAGDPRCADGGSLAGQLAAISREFYPANVLQDIPDISSMAQLVEFTTEIAELRQAVPAFL, from the coding sequence ATGGCTCTGCAGAACGTCGCTGACGCATCCTCTTTCCGAACTTCCGAGTTCGATACGCGCGAATCTGCTCAGGTGGCGACAACTCCCGGCTTTCGTCACTTCCTGGGCACGCCGGCTCCATCGCAACGCTTCCGCGCCTTCGGTGTCGACCCGCTCGGCTCGCCGTCACGCCATGCAGAGCTCCGCGGACTGATGCATCGCCTGTCGCGGCGAATGGATGCTGCAATCAAATGGCCGCCACACCAGGTTCGATCGGCAGAATACTGGGAAAATCCCTTCATCCCCTCGGGCTATACCTATCTGCTGCAGTTCATTGCGCACGACCTCGTGCATTCGGCGATTCCGCTTTCGGTCGCGGGCGGGCTCGGCGGAGGAACCGCGAACGCACGCCGCACGCCGCTTCGGCTGGAGACGCTGTACGGCAGCGGTCCTGTCGGATCGCCGCACATCTACGCGCTCGATGCGCCGAATGACGACCGCCGCACCAAGCTGCGGCTCGGGCGAATGCGCTGGAAAGAGAACGAGCCGGCGACCGGGTGCCCGTTCCGCGACATCGCGCGAACCCGGGCCGAGAACGTGACGGGGATCGACCGCAGCATTGCAGGTGTCCGCGTTGCCCTCACCGAGGCGCTGGTCGCCGATCCGCGCAATGACGATCACGCCGTCATGTCGCAGCTCACCGCGCTGTTTGCGCTGCTGCACAACGGGCTCATCGATATCATTCGCCGCCATGAAGGCAACACGGGGCCAAACGGTCAGTTCGGTGCCGCCTACAAGCACTTCTTGTGCGCCCGCGAGTCGCTGATCGCGATCTATCACAATATCCTGCGCAAGGACCTGATGCGGCGGGTGATCCATCCGGCGATCTACGCCGTCTATGACGGACCGAGCCCCGATTTCATCGATCGCCCCCATTCCGCGGAAGGCTTTCCGGCCGGCGACTGGGAAATTCCGTTCGAGTTCTCGCACGGCGCATTCCGCTTCGGTCACGCCATGGTACGACCCGAATACCAGATCAATGACCTGTCTCTCCACGACCTCAATAACACGCTCGAAAAGAGCTCGGTAAACGACCCGGCAAATATGCCGCTCGACGAGACGTGGATGGTGCAATGGTCGCGTTTTTTCGAGATCAACGGGTCGACGCCGAATTTCAGCCGCCGCATTGGACCACATCTCAGTGACGGGCTGGGCAATGACCAGATCTTTCCGGCGTTCGACGAAACGGAACGGGTCGGCCTGCTCTATCGCGACCTGCTCGGCGCCGGCCTCGCCGGCATGTGGTCGGTTGACGCGCTGATTGCGGAGATCGGCAATCGCAGACCGCAGTTCATTGCCATGTCGCGCCTGCTTGCCGACCGCGCCTATCGTGCCGATCAACTTCGCGAATGGCTGGCAGCCGCGCCTGCGTATGGCGCGTTGACGGCCGAGGACATCGAAACCCTTTCGAACGAGCCGCCGCTGCCCTTCTTCATCCTGTTCGAAGCGATGCGGCAACCGCAGGCGGGGGGCCTGCACCTCGGCCCGCTCGGCTCAATCATCGTCTCGGAAGTCATCTTTGGCGCGCTCGCCGGCGACCCGCGTTGCGCGGACGGCGGCTCGCTTGCCGGGCAACTGGCGGCAATTTCCCGCGAGTTTTATCCGGCAAACGTACTTCAGGATATTCCCGATATCTCAAGCATGGCGCAGCTCGTGGAATTCACCACCGAAATTGCCGAGCTGCGGCAAGCAGTGCCTGCATTTTTGTGA
- a CDS encoding BTAD domain-containing putative transcriptional regulator has translation MTADKATAAPESAPRLSVSLVGRLGVRFNGRAIALRTRKAGAVLSYLALLEAKQESRERLVGLLWSRSDEEKARASLRQVVRELRSMLEEAGYDGFVAERLMIGIDVGRIEVDIESVIQLAEGGRVHPLLLDTPQLDGRLLEGMDDLDPSFRVWVLAKRQTIHERLMRNLDEGLTSARVPADAKKRIAAAIVNLDPTHEYACRYLMRAHAEEGDVAGALRIYKALWDLLDRDYAMEPSSATEELVANIKLGILERTPADLAASAANDEFAIRMVRGTALQPVAPMSPAVNASARTRLVLRPFAMHGVDEDHSHLVQGFSQHLAACLVRFREWSVVDRPPAAVVLPASGTASQYCIETTAYQAGAEINIVMVLRDDTTGIYVWSESFRLGLGNWFETQQRIIRRIATSLNVQLSTERLMRLAGEPDVSLELHDRWLRGQNLMSKFDPESWRRAVTIFRDAIRDNPGFSPCYSSLVQMNNIEHLVHPGIFRDLDKAKATLELAKTAVQLDPVDSRAHLCCGWSYVMALREAEAAPHMELACELNDNDPWTLLSSAHYSAICGSIEDARARAERSLALSPAPSYLEWAYHGTVRFFCGDYEGTIEACDRAQGINKVLPAWRAAALFQLGERMQAQQEIQRFVNGLRSFWVGSSTPTDEAAARWVMQAHPISVRERWEALRQSLRGGGLPVDGITHLTRS, from the coding sequence ATGACAGCAGACAAGGCCACGGCGGCGCCTGAAAGCGCTCCGCGTCTTTCGGTGTCGCTGGTCGGACGGCTCGGCGTGCGGTTCAACGGCCGGGCGATCGCACTGCGAACCCGCAAGGCCGGCGCGGTCCTAAGTTACCTTGCGCTGTTGGAGGCGAAGCAGGAGAGCCGCGAGCGGCTCGTTGGCCTGCTCTGGAGTCGTTCGGACGAGGAAAAGGCACGTGCCTCGCTGCGCCAGGTCGTTCGCGAACTGCGGTCGATGCTGGAGGAGGCCGGATATGACGGCTTCGTCGCGGAGCGGCTGATGATCGGCATCGACGTCGGACGAATCGAAGTCGACATCGAAAGCGTGATCCAACTCGCCGAAGGCGGACGCGTTCACCCGCTGCTGCTCGATACTCCACAGCTTGATGGGCGGCTGCTCGAAGGAATGGACGATCTCGACCCGTCGTTCCGGGTCTGGGTGCTGGCCAAGCGGCAGACCATCCATGAACGACTGATGCGAAATCTCGACGAAGGCTTGACCTCCGCGCGCGTCCCCGCCGACGCCAAAAAGAGGATCGCGGCCGCGATCGTCAATCTCGATCCGACCCATGAATATGCCTGCCGCTATCTGATGCGGGCGCATGCGGAAGAGGGCGACGTCGCCGGTGCGCTGCGCATTTACAAGGCGCTGTGGGATCTCCTGGACCGCGACTACGCGATGGAGCCGTCGTCGGCCACTGAGGAGCTCGTCGCCAATATCAAGCTCGGCATTCTGGAGCGCACGCCGGCCGACCTGGCCGCCTCGGCAGCGAATGACGAGTTCGCCATCAGGATGGTCAGGGGGACGGCTCTCCAGCCGGTGGCCCCGATGTCGCCAGCGGTCAATGCATCTGCCAGGACGCGCCTGGTGCTGCGGCCCTTTGCGATGCATGGCGTCGACGAGGATCACAGCCATCTGGTGCAGGGGTTCTCGCAACATCTCGCCGCCTGTCTCGTCCGCTTCCGTGAATGGAGCGTGGTCGATCGTCCTCCCGCGGCTGTCGTACTTCCCGCCTCGGGCACGGCGTCGCAATACTGCATCGAAACCACCGCCTACCAGGCGGGCGCCGAAATCAACATCGTGATGGTGCTGCGGGACGATACCACCGGGATTTACGTCTGGAGCGAAAGCTTCCGGCTCGGCCTCGGCAACTGGTTCGAAACGCAGCAGCGCATCATCCGCCGGATCGCGACCTCGCTCAACGTTCAATTGTCGACCGAGCGGCTGATGCGGCTGGCGGGCGAGCCCGACGTGTCGCTCGAGCTGCACGACCGCTGGCTGCGTGGGCAGAATCTCATGTCGAAATTCGATCCCGAAAGCTGGCGGCGGGCAGTCACCATCTTCCGCGATGCGATCCGCGACAATCCAGGTTTCTCGCCCTGCTACAGCAGCCTCGTGCAGATGAACAACATCGAGCACCTGGTGCATCCCGGGATCTTTCGCGATCTCGACAAGGCCAAGGCCACCCTCGAACTGGCGAAGACCGCTGTTCAACTCGACCCTGTCGATTCCAGGGCGCATCTGTGCTGCGGCTGGTCCTACGTGATGGCGCTCCGTGAGGCGGAAGCAGCGCCGCACATGGAGCTGGCATGTGAGCTCAACGACAATGACCCATGGACGCTGCTGTCCAGCGCTCACTACTCGGCGATCTGCGGATCGATCGAGGATGCCCGCGCTCGCGCCGAGCGGTCGCTCGCGCTCTCACCTGCGCCGTCTTATCTCGAATGGGCGTATCACGGCACTGTGCGGTTCTTTTGCGGAGACTATGAAGGCACCATCGAGGCGTGCGATCGCGCGCAGGGCATCAACAAGGTCCTGCCGGCATGGCGCGCGGCTGCGCTGTTTCAGCTTGGGGAGCGCATGCAGGCGCAGCAGGAAATCCAGCGCTTCGTGAACGGTCTGCGTTCATTCTGGGTCGGATCGTCCACGCCGACGGACGAGGCGGCGGCGCGCTGGGTCATGCAAGCGCATCCAATCAGCGTGAGGGAGCGGTGGGAAGCCCTGCGCCAGAGCTTGCGTGGCGGAGGGCTTCCTGTCGATGGCATCACTCACCTAACGCGGAGCTAG
- a CDS encoding YcaO-like family protein has translation MSGTENSMQELFARAASLLIGNEVDAAGDHDARHILQALEYASKSSKRIDPETANRAHLLIAASRFARVFELSSPDAPGLFSFGAQFDPALADPLHDGSPMVGVSGVGLTLRDAFQGCIGEGIEYLSQLQAGTDLLLKPGVDDWAGKLGPKALALVAAVSERRMQPERALSWYRATRLTDGGEVWLPADICLRRPPAQRDFAPPFPLSIGSAAGPSRDAAALHGLLELIERDAASLWWRGGQLARSIPPQHEAGIVVEGLLRQLRHGASVQRRTWLLDITTDIGVPCVAAVSCRADGSGFAFGLAARPALEAAVRSATLEMCQLELADAVVATKRSERGDEALNAQDRIHLQRAAIDADQCRLLQPVAEYAVHLPLPATEASIIFGLIVQRLEKLGIETFCLDLTRQRFAVPVVRVIAPGLQLEPSEIVTARLQDAIARTGGGATYTGGVSLI, from the coding sequence GTGAGCGGTACCGAAAATTCGATGCAGGAATTGTTTGCGCGCGCGGCATCGTTGCTTATTGGCAACGAAGTGGACGCCGCCGGCGACCACGATGCCAGACATATCCTTCAGGCGCTGGAATATGCCTCGAAATCCAGCAAACGGATTGATCCGGAGACCGCGAATCGCGCCCATTTGCTGATCGCTGCTTCCCGATTTGCGCGGGTGTTCGAACTGTCCTCACCCGATGCGCCCGGCCTGTTCAGCTTTGGCGCGCAATTCGATCCGGCGCTTGCCGATCCCTTGCATGACGGAAGCCCGATGGTCGGCGTTTCCGGCGTCGGTCTGACGTTGCGGGATGCATTTCAGGGCTGCATCGGCGAGGGAATTGAGTACCTGTCTCAATTGCAGGCCGGGACCGACCTGCTGCTCAAGCCCGGCGTCGACGACTGGGCCGGAAAACTCGGTCCGAAGGCGCTGGCGCTAGTGGCTGCCGTTTCGGAACGCCGCATGCAACCAGAGCGAGCGCTTTCCTGGTACCGCGCAACGAGGCTGACCGACGGCGGCGAAGTGTGGCTTCCGGCCGACATCTGCCTGCGGCGTCCGCCGGCGCAGCGCGACTTTGCGCCGCCATTCCCCTTGAGCATCGGATCGGCCGCCGGTCCGTCACGGGACGCTGCGGCACTGCATGGCCTGCTGGAATTGATCGAGCGCGATGCGGCCAGCCTGTGGTGGCGGGGCGGTCAGCTGGCCCGATCGATTCCGCCGCAGCATGAAGCCGGCATCGTGGTGGAAGGTTTGCTGCGGCAGCTCCGGCATGGCGCATCGGTGCAGCGCCGGACATGGCTGCTCGATATCACGACGGATATCGGCGTGCCCTGCGTCGCGGCCGTCTCCTGCCGGGCGGACGGTTCCGGTTTTGCCTTCGGCCTCGCCGCGCGGCCGGCGCTCGAGGCCGCGGTCCGCTCGGCTACGCTCGAAATGTGTCAGCTCGAACTGGCCGACGCCGTCGTCGCAACCAAACGCAGCGAGCGCGGCGATGAGGCGCTCAACGCGCAGGATCGCATCCACCTGCAGCGCGCGGCGATCGATGCCGATCAGTGCAGACTGTTGCAGCCGGTCGCGGAGTACGCGGTCCATCTGCCTCTTCCCGCAACTGAAGCGAGCATCATATTTGGATTGATCGTACAGCGTTTGGAGAAGCTGGGAATCGAGACGTTTTGCCTTGATCTCACGCGCCAGCGCTTCGCCGTTCCGGTGGTCCGCGTGATTGCCCCAGGGCTGCAACTCGAGCCATCCGAAATCGTCACGGCCAGGCTGCAGGATGCGATTGCGCGAACCGGAGGCGGCGCAACCTATACCGGGGGTGTCTCTTTGATATAG
- a CDS encoding helix-turn-helix domain-containing protein: MATRKSGPLDAMVGARISMLRVDRGMSQAMLAERIGVTFQQVQKYERGATRVGASRLSQIASGLGVSVGELFESSGVGSPGLNSPVRLLAEPGALRVLKAYARTTSPRVRLCIAKLIESIASRTPGAKATVALFNTVDRGERRKFPREDSLPQEDERQSCAAP, encoded by the coding sequence TGGCGACGAGGAAATCTGGCCCGCTCGATGCGATGGTGGGTGCCAGGATTAGTATGTTGCGGGTCGACCGCGGCATGAGCCAGGCCATGCTCGCGGAACGGATCGGCGTTACCTTTCAACAGGTGCAGAAATACGAGCGGGGCGCCACCCGGGTGGGCGCCAGCCGGTTGTCGCAAATCGCTTCCGGGCTGGGTGTTTCGGTCGGCGAGCTGTTCGAATCTTCCGGGGTCGGATCTCCCGGCTTGAATTCGCCGGTTCGCTTGCTTGCCGAGCCGGGGGCCTTGCGCGTTCTCAAGGCCTATGCGCGAACGACCAGTCCGCGTGTGCGGCTTTGCATCGCGAAGCTGATTGAAAGCATCGCCAGTCGAACTCCCGGAGCGAAGGCCACGGTCGCGCTGTTCAATACTGTCGATCGTGGTGAGCGGCGGAAGTTTCCTCGCGAGGATAGTCTTCCGCAGGAAGACGAGCGGCAATCTTGTGCCGCCCCGTAA